A genomic window from Candidatus Methylacidiphilum fumarolicum includes:
- a CDS encoding pyridoxal phosphate-dependent aminotransferase, whose translation MEVSSRVQKISPSLTLALDSKAKALAQKGEDIVNFTSGEPDFDTPEHIKAAAMGSLDANFTRYTPSSGIPELRLAICEKLKKDNALDYSPEQINVSCGAKHACINVILATVDPGDEVIIPAPYWVSYPEMVKIAGAEPVIVPTSFENGYKITPKQFEEAMTPKTKMIIINSPSNPTGSIYSKEELEGIANVALEEDILILSDEIYEKLVYDDLTHFSIASLSKEVYELTFTVNGFSKTYAMTGWRLGYSASPLWAAKQIASLQSHMTSNPTSFAQKGALAAYKGPQDCVENMVEEYKKRRAYIMKILSDIEKISFVPPQGTFYIYVNISKTGMSSSDFAQKLLEEEKVAVVPGVAFGDDQSIRLSYATSMERIKTGLDRFCRFIEKL comes from the coding sequence ATGGAAGTTTCATCTCGAGTCCAGAAGATTAGTCCTTCTCTTACTCTGGCTTTGGACAGCAAGGCCAAAGCATTGGCTCAAAAAGGAGAAGATATAGTCAATTTTACTTCAGGAGAACCTGACTTTGACACTCCTGAGCATATCAAAGCAGCTGCCATGGGTTCTCTAGACGCCAATTTTACCCGCTATACCCCCTCTTCGGGAATCCCTGAATTGAGATTGGCTATCTGCGAAAAGCTAAAAAAAGATAATGCTTTAGACTACAGTCCGGAGCAAATAAACGTGAGCTGTGGAGCTAAGCATGCTTGCATAAATGTTATTCTTGCCACGGTTGATCCAGGAGATGAAGTGATCATCCCTGCCCCTTATTGGGTCAGCTACCCTGAAATGGTAAAGATAGCAGGAGCTGAACCGGTCATTGTCCCAACATCTTTTGAAAACGGTTATAAAATCACTCCTAAACAGTTTGAAGAGGCGATGACCCCAAAAACAAAAATGATCATTATCAATAGCCCTTCGAATCCGACTGGAAGTATTTATTCCAAAGAAGAATTAGAGGGTATCGCAAATGTTGCCTTGGAAGAAGACATACTGATTCTTTCTGATGAAATCTACGAAAAGCTCGTTTACGATGACCTGACGCATTTCAGCATCGCTTCTCTTAGCAAAGAGGTCTATGAGCTGACCTTTACCGTTAATGGCTTTAGCAAAACCTACGCAATGACCGGATGGAGACTTGGGTATTCTGCTTCTCCCTTATGGGCAGCCAAACAGATTGCCTCCCTTCAAAGTCATATGACCTCCAATCCAACTTCGTTCGCTCAAAAAGGGGCACTGGCTGCATACAAGGGGCCACAAGATTGTGTGGAAAATATGGTCGAAGAATACAAAAAAAGGCGGGCCTACATTATGAAGATCCTCTCAGACATTGAGAAAATTTCCTTTGTCCCTCCTCAAGGAACGTTCTATATCTATGTGAATATATCAAAAACAGGGATGAGTTCTTCAGATTTTGCCCAAAAACTACTCGAAGAAGAAAAGGTAGCCGTGGTGCCTGGGGTAGCTTTTGGAGATGATCAATCCATTAGACTTTCTTACGCAACAAGCATGGAAAGAATCAAAACCGGTCTTGACCGCTTTTGTCGGTTTATTGAAAAACTATAA
- a CDS encoding nucleoside-diphosphate kinase, which translates to MAQELSYVIINPYTLYKSRTGVILSRLLSQSSLELVGAAMYSPSAELVREYSKMIVTESDPQDREIQELIRDYILENFMPNPQTGARQRVMVLLFRGENAVAKTREVVGNIRNRSKGGETIRDTFGDLIYNRDGTVKYFEPAVLAAPSVEEAKAKLLLWKQYYDRDSGILSHLIPTYNKPGHQRAVVILKPDNFRFPSGRPGYVIDMFSRTELAITAIKVHHMSVAEAEEFYAPVRETLREKLKKPAGLKAKELLESALAIRLDPSREEALANLIGPLYAEEQFHSIVQFMTGINPKNCPIEQRTMPGKEKCIILIYEGIDAVRKVREVLGPTDPAKAPPGSIRREFGQSIMVNAAHASDSPENAEREIKILKMEQNSFVSLIEETYGR; encoded by the coding sequence ATGGCACAAGAACTTAGTTATGTAATTATTAATCCTTATACGCTTTACAAATCAAGAACGGGAGTCATACTTTCGCGGCTACTTTCACAAAGTTCTTTAGAACTTGTTGGAGCAGCTATGTACTCGCCAAGCGCTGAGCTTGTAAGAGAATATTCTAAAATGATTGTGACGGAAAGTGATCCTCAAGATAGGGAAATACAGGAGCTAATTCGAGATTACATTCTTGAAAACTTCATGCCTAATCCTCAGACGGGTGCTCGTCAGAGGGTCATGGTTCTCTTATTTAGAGGAGAAAATGCTGTCGCAAAAACAAGGGAAGTTGTTGGCAATATCCGTAATCGCAGCAAAGGAGGAGAGACGATCCGGGATACCTTTGGTGATCTTATTTACAACAGAGATGGTACGGTAAAATATTTTGAGCCTGCCGTACTTGCCGCACCCTCTGTGGAAGAGGCAAAAGCCAAGCTACTCTTATGGAAGCAATATTATGACCGGGATTCAGGGATTCTTTCGCATCTTATCCCCACTTACAATAAACCAGGACATCAAAGAGCTGTTGTCATCTTAAAGCCAGATAACTTCCGTTTTCCTAGTGGAAGACCCGGTTATGTAATCGATATGTTTTCTCGAACGGAATTAGCGATAACAGCCATTAAAGTTCATCATATGAGTGTAGCTGAAGCCGAAGAGTTTTACGCCCCTGTGAGGGAAACCCTAAGAGAAAAGCTCAAAAAACCAGCAGGACTAAAAGCAAAAGAATTACTTGAATCGGCTCTTGCCATTAGACTGGATCCTTCTAGGGAAGAAGCACTCGCTAATCTTATCGGGCCACTCTATGCCGAAGAACAATTCCATTCGATCGTTCAATTTATGACAGGCATAAATCCTAAAAATTGTCCAATCGAACAAAGAACAATGCCAGGTAAGGAAAAATGCATCATTTTGATCTACGAAGGCATAGATGCAGTTAGAAAAGTCAGAGAAGTTCTTGGACCTACTGATCCAGCCAAGGCACCTCCAGGATCTATTCGAAGGGAATTTGGTCAAAGCATTATGGTCAACGCAGCGCATGCCTCCGATTCCCCAGAAAATGCCGAAAGAGAAATTAAGATTTTAAAAATGGAACAAAATTCATTTGTTTCTCTTATAGAAGAAACCTACGGAAGATAA
- the tsaD gene encoding tRNA (adenosine(37)-N6)-threonylcarbamoyltransferase complex transferase subunit TsaD codes for MLWLGIESSCDETALALIRMTNGKIQIVDDQCISQALLHKPFGGIVPEFAVREHSKNLPMLMQGMIKRGSLSLQDVEAIAVTEGPGLMASLLVGNAFARGLAHGLGIPVYGINHLEGHLFSPFIGREEKLRFPFLGLVVSGGHTILTKVDGPRKYEMIGSTIDDAAGEAFDKVGRLLGLDYPGGPEIEKWAKLGNANAYAFPLSLIEKNNYNFSFSGLKTAVRYFAEKRKEELLEKGQFFFDVCASFQEAIARVIQEKTISAAKAFGLSCIAASGGVLANQRIRTLLKQKALESDIEILIADKKFCTDNAVMIAFVASLFYLLGLPITKSIEVNPNLSLIDFNRDLDLKVNSV; via the coding sequence ATGTTATGGCTTGGCATAGAGTCTTCTTGTGACGAGACTGCGCTTGCGCTGATCAGAATGACTAATGGCAAAATCCAGATTGTTGATGATCAGTGTATAAGTCAAGCCCTTCTCCACAAACCATTTGGTGGGATAGTACCAGAATTTGCCGTTAGGGAGCATTCCAAAAACCTTCCTATGCTTATGCAAGGAATGATCAAGCGTGGTAGTCTCAGTCTACAAGATGTTGAAGCCATCGCTGTAACCGAAGGACCAGGACTAATGGCTTCCTTACTTGTGGGCAACGCTTTTGCTAGGGGTCTAGCCCATGGTCTTGGCATACCGGTTTATGGGATAAACCATTTAGAAGGTCATCTTTTTTCTCCTTTCATAGGCAGAGAAGAAAAGCTGAGATTCCCTTTTCTTGGCCTAGTGGTCAGTGGGGGACATACTATTTTGACAAAAGTGGATGGACCAAGAAAATACGAAATGATCGGTTCAACCATTGATGATGCTGCCGGTGAAGCTTTCGATAAGGTTGGCAGACTTTTAGGGTTGGACTATCCAGGAGGGCCAGAAATAGAAAAATGGGCCAAACTAGGGAACGCTAACGCTTATGCGTTCCCTTTAAGTCTCATTGAAAAAAATAATTATAATTTTAGTTTTAGCGGACTGAAAACGGCAGTCCGATATTTTGCGGAGAAAAGAAAAGAAGAGCTGTTAGAAAAAGGACAATTTTTCTTCGATGTTTGCGCTTCCTTCCAAGAAGCTATTGCTCGGGTGATTCAGGAAAAAACCATTAGTGCAGCCAAAGCTTTTGGTCTCTCCTGCATTGCCGCTTCAGGTGGTGTTCTTGCCAATCAGAGGATAAGGACTCTACTTAAGCAAAAAGCGCTGGAGTCAGACATTGAAATCCTTATTGCTGATAAAAAGTTTTGTACGGATAATGCGGTTATGATTGCCTTTGTCGCTTCCTTATTTTATCTTTTGGGTCTGCCAATTACAAAAAGTATAGAAGTGAATCCAAACCTATCGTTGATTGATTTCAACAGGGATCTGGATCTAAAAGTAAACAGTGTTTGA
- a CDS encoding YidH family protein gives MKKNFGDHSANERTYLAWIRTGIAIMAFGFLIEKFTLFLDYIRVMFDNKNHHADSRFFDPVVQWMGFAFMSIGVFTIFVASIRFYINAKQIDSNKLFEVEKAWVNTFLGLLIGLAGLVLAFLIGKNVILQSEFKS, from the coding sequence ATGAAAAAAAATTTCGGCGATCATTCAGCTAATGAAAGAACATATCTTGCTTGGATCCGTACCGGAATAGCTATTATGGCATTTGGGTTTCTTATCGAGAAATTTACTCTTTTTTTGGACTATATCCGGGTAATGTTTGATAATAAAAACCATCATGCGGATTCCAGGTTTTTTGATCCCGTGGTGCAATGGATGGGTTTTGCTTTTATGTCTATTGGAGTATTCACCATTTTTGTTGCCTCTATCCGTTTTTATATAAATGCTAAACAGATAGACAGCAACAAACTGTTTGAGGTAGAAAAAGCATGGGTCAATACTTTTTTGGGGTTATTAATTGGTCTGGCGGGTTTGGTTCTTGCGTTTTTAATTGGGAAAAACGTCATCCTACAGTCTGAATTTAAATCATAG
- the mdh gene encoding malate dehydrogenase, which produces MKISVIGAGFVGATTAQRIWEKNLGDVFLHDIIEGMPQGKALDMMESAPLLRVESKIVGTNLFEDCANSDIYVITSGLARQPGMSREDLLNRNAEIASGVAENIARFSKNPIVIVVSNPVDVLTYLVALKTKLPKNRVMGMAGVLDSARFRYFIASELGIAPQEVQAMVLGGHGDEMVPLPRFSTVSGVSIEHFLSNEKIEQLIKRTRDGGAEIVQLLKKGSAYYAPSAAILEMVESIVKDQKRLLPCSAWCEGQYGITGQYVGVPVVLGKNGIEKILELPLREDELLALQQSARHVASNIKKLNLS; this is translated from the coding sequence ATGAAAATATCAGTCATCGGTGCCGGTTTTGTTGGGGCTACGACAGCCCAAAGAATCTGGGAAAAAAACTTAGGAGATGTTTTTCTCCATGATATTATCGAGGGGATGCCACAAGGCAAAGCCTTAGATATGATGGAGTCTGCTCCATTACTAAGAGTTGAGTCAAAGATTGTCGGAACGAACCTGTTTGAAGATTGTGCAAATTCGGATATTTATGTCATTACCAGTGGATTGGCTCGACAGCCTGGCATGTCCAGAGAAGATTTACTCAACAGAAATGCGGAAATTGCCAGTGGGGTTGCCGAAAATATTGCACGGTTCTCCAAAAACCCCATAGTGATAGTAGTTTCCAATCCGGTCGACGTGTTGACCTATCTTGTCGCCCTTAAAACGAAGCTTCCCAAAAACAGAGTGATGGGTATGGCTGGGGTTTTGGATTCTGCTCGATTTCGTTATTTCATCGCCTCAGAACTTGGCATAGCTCCTCAGGAAGTCCAAGCAATGGTATTAGGAGGGCATGGAGATGAAATGGTTCCTTTACCACGGTTCTCAACGGTCTCTGGAGTGAGTATAGAACACTTCCTTTCTAATGAGAAAATAGAACAGCTTATTAAAAGAACGCGGGATGGAGGAGCCGAAATCGTCCAGCTTTTGAAAAAGGGAAGTGCTTATTACGCTCCTTCCGCAGCAATACTAGAAATGGTAGAAAGTATTGTCAAAGATCAAAAAAGATTGTTACCCTGCTCTGCCTGGTGTGAAGGTCAATACGGAATTACAGGTCAATATGTGGGCGTTCCAGTGGTCCTCGGAAAAAATGGAATAGAAAAAATACTAGAGCTTCCTTTAAGAGAGGATGAACTTTTGGCACTGCAACAAAGTGCTCGACATGTCGCCTCTAATATCAAAAAATTAAATCTTTCTTAA